In Massilia violaceinigra, one DNA window encodes the following:
- a CDS encoding alpha-2-macroglobulin family protein — MRAPSTLLFLLPLTWLSLAAQAQTTVEAFAPTGPVKAVRQVTARFSAPMVAFGDQRLGDPFAIDCAEPGSGRWIDARIWSYDFARDVPPGVRCSFTLKPDARDLAAQPLAGTARFAFETGGPSVRESSPRQGNRVDEQQVFVLALDAPARAASIAAKAYCGVEGINERIGVRVLAGAEREQVLTARKSYVDRYIKEYVQRGGTAPKGKDDLPLALVQCKRSLPADAAVSLVWAAGIEGLGGVASSADQALGFTTRRDFTAHFSCDYLTAKGPCIPLTPLRLSFTEPVTRAEADKITLTGADGKQYRPTWDGDTARGAPVSNVYFRGPFAEKSSLQLALPPAMKDDAGRALVNQGQFPMTIAIDTLPPLLKFPARFGIIEARTERLLPVTVRNIEAKLSGKLRSAGAMLRVDVQGERQDLDVMAWMKRLAGNSWQVGELSGDELKKSVFAGLKSGKPEPFSLPAPGGGRAFEVIGIPLPKPGFYVVELESPKLGVALFDAKNTKAYVSAAALVTNMAAHFKHGADSSLVWVTSLDKGRPVPKAAVAVRDCNGKLLWQGVADASGVARIDKPLSRGVCKGNNSLFISARSGDDYTFTMSNWQNGIESWRFNLPFNPSQSTTIVATVFDRTLLRAGETVHMKHFLRRHASRGIEFETGGPEARATTVTVAHQGGDGSYEVPLRWNATGTADNEWIIPAGAKLGVYEVKIAGQLAGTFRVEQFRVPTMKALLNGPATPLIGATSFDLDLQVGYLAGGVAGKAPVKLRTMTEEKVVWFEGYDDYNLGAGDVREGVQNEAGYDEDAADDDDAEGAVKAADIRTRALVLDKAGGARVKIDQLPVGDRARDLVAEVSYQDANGETLSSSTRIALWPSSYVVGIKPDDWNDSKDSVAFEVVVLGVDGKPAANAAVDVDLFQRLNYSHRRRLIGGFYAYENSSEITRIGPACQGRTNAKGLLRCTVKTSADGNLVLRARVVDGQKRAAVSQRDVWVAGGGEWWYRAGDNDRIDLLPSAKRYEPGQDATFQVRSPFRDATVLITVEREGILDTYVRRLDGKEPAFTIPMLGKYAPNVFVSAMVVRGRVAGVQPTAMVDLGKPSYKLGIAPVKVGWSAHELKVQVSTDKQDYKVREKGTVTLKVTRADGSLAPAGTEVALAAVDTGLLELMPNNSWRLLNAMMQERVLQVETSTAQMQVVGKRHFGRKALPAGGGGGKGSRELFDTLLLWKPRVVLDAKGEARVPLTLNDTLTSFRIVAVASGGSGMFGTGSTEIRSSQDLIVVPGLPSVVRAGDRLRAGFTLRNTTDAALTVDFGASVAADGGAAKALARQSVTLAAGQAQEAGWDYQVPAGTSALAWTIDARSAGGADQLRSSQKVLPAVPVRTIQSTLVRLDQAQTLKVQSPPDALLGQGGVRATFVARLGESLPAVRDYMSAYQYRGVEQDASRAVALRDAALWNQLAAALPSQLDADGLAKYYPTQTQGSDSLTAYLLSVGAEAGLPIAPALRERMEEGLRQFVQGRVVRSARTARVDTAVRKIAALEALSRTRPVAPELLESFTIEPNQWPTSAVIDWYLILQRSPALAQRDAKLAQLQQVLRARLNLQGAGLSFSTEKADHWWWIMASPDINANRLLLAVIDDPAWQGDMGRLARGTLGRQQKGRWGSTLANAWGVLALDKFSRKFEPDTVDGSSSARLGNTVKEANWNARGVSVVSHPWGAGQQDLVLTHNGGGKPWAIVQSLAAVELKAPLANGYRIVKIITPLEQKVKGAWSRGDSYRVRLDIEAQADMTWVALDDPIPASATLLGNGLGRDVQTLPGAELPSASLQPVFEERTFDAFRAYYDFVPKGKWSVGYTVRLNNQGRFNLPPTRVEALYSPELAGELPNAAVEVGR, encoded by the coding sequence ATGCGCGCACCGTCCACATTATTGTTTCTGCTGCCGCTGACGTGGCTCTCGCTGGCGGCGCAGGCGCAAACCACGGTCGAGGCGTTCGCGCCCACCGGCCCGGTGAAAGCGGTGCGCCAGGTGACGGCGCGTTTCAGCGCCCCCATGGTGGCTTTCGGCGACCAGCGCCTGGGCGATCCCTTCGCCATCGATTGCGCGGAGCCGGGCAGCGGGCGCTGGATCGACGCGCGCATCTGGAGCTACGACTTCGCGCGCGATGTGCCGCCCGGCGTGCGCTGCAGCTTCACCCTCAAGCCCGACGCGCGCGACCTGGCGGCCCAGCCGCTGGCCGGCACGGCGCGCTTCGCTTTTGAGACCGGCGGGCCAAGCGTGCGCGAAAGCAGCCCGCGCCAGGGCAACCGGGTCGACGAGCAGCAGGTCTTCGTGCTGGCGCTCGACGCGCCGGCGCGCGCGGCCAGCATCGCCGCCAAGGCCTACTGCGGGGTGGAAGGCATCAACGAACGCATCGGCGTGCGGGTGCTGGCCGGGGCCGAACGCGAGCAGGTGCTGACCGCGCGCAAGAGCTATGTGGATCGCTATATCAAGGAGTACGTGCAGCGTGGCGGCACGGCGCCCAAGGGCAAGGACGACTTGCCGCTGGCGCTGGTGCAATGCAAACGCAGCCTGCCGGCCGACGCCGCCGTGTCGCTGGTCTGGGCCGCCGGCATCGAAGGCCTGGGCGGCGTGGCCTCCAGTGCCGACCAGGCGCTCGGCTTTACCACCCGGCGCGACTTCACCGCGCACTTCAGCTGCGATTACCTGACCGCCAAGGGCCCCTGCATTCCGCTCACGCCGCTGCGCCTGTCCTTCACCGAACCGGTCACGCGCGCCGAGGCCGACAAAATCACGCTTACCGGCGCCGACGGAAAACAGTATCGTCCCACCTGGGATGGCGACACGGCGCGCGGCGCCCCGGTCAGCAACGTGTACTTCCGCGGCCCGTTTGCCGAGAAAAGCAGCCTGCAACTGGCACTGCCGCCGGCGATGAAGGACGACGCCGGCCGCGCCCTGGTCAACCAGGGCCAGTTCCCGATGACGATCGCGATCGATACGCTGCCGCCGCTGCTCAAGTTCCCGGCCCGTTTCGGCATCATCGAAGCGCGCACCGAGCGCCTGCTGCCGGTCACGGTGCGTAACATCGAAGCCAAGCTGTCCGGAAAACTGCGCAGCGCCGGCGCCATGCTGCGCGTCGACGTGCAGGGCGAGCGCCAGGACCTCGACGTGATGGCCTGGATGAAGCGCCTGGCCGGCAACAGCTGGCAGGTCGGCGAACTGTCGGGCGACGAGCTGAAAAAATCGGTCTTCGCCGGCCTGAAAAGCGGCAAGCCGGAGCCATTTTCCTTGCCGGCACCCGGCGGCGGACGCGCGTTCGAGGTGATCGGCATCCCGCTGCCCAAGCCGGGCTTTTACGTGGTCGAACTGGAAAGCCCCAAGCTGGGTGTGGCCCTGTTCGATGCAAAAAACACCAAGGCCTACGTCAGTGCGGCCGCCCTGGTGACCAATATGGCGGCCCACTTCAAACATGGCGCCGATTCGTCGCTGGTGTGGGTCACCTCGCTAGACAAGGGCCGTCCGGTGCCCAAGGCGGCCGTCGCGGTGCGCGACTGCAACGGGAAACTGCTGTGGCAGGGCGTGGCCGACGCCAGCGGCGTGGCCCGTATCGACAAGCCGCTTTCGCGCGGCGTCTGCAAAGGCAACAACAGCCTGTTCATCAGCGCCCGCAGCGGTGACGATTACACCTTCACCATGTCGAACTGGCAGAACGGGATCGAATCGTGGCGCTTCAACCTGCCGTTCAACCCCTCGCAGAGCACCACCATCGTCGCCACCGTATTCGACCGCACCTTGCTGCGCGCCGGCGAAACGGTGCACATGAAGCACTTCCTGCGCCGCCACGCTTCGCGCGGCATCGAATTTGAAACCGGCGGCCCCGAGGCGCGCGCCACCACCGTGACCGTCGCGCACCAGGGCGGTGACGGCAGCTATGAGGTGCCGCTGCGCTGGAACGCCACCGGCACCGCCGACAACGAGTGGATCATTCCCGCCGGCGCCAAGCTGGGGGTGTACGAGGTCAAGATCGCGGGCCAGCTGGCCGGCACCTTCCGCGTCGAGCAGTTCCGCGTGCCGACCATGAAGGCGCTGCTGAACGGTCCGGCGACGCCGCTGATCGGCGCCACCTCGTTCGATCTCGATTTGCAGGTCGGCTACCTGGCCGGCGGCGTGGCCGGCAAGGCGCCGGTCAAGTTGCGCACCATGACCGAGGAAAAGGTGGTCTGGTTCGAAGGCTACGACGACTACAACCTGGGCGCCGGCGACGTGCGCGAAGGCGTGCAAAACGAAGCCGGCTACGACGAGGATGCCGCGGACGACGACGATGCCGAAGGCGCGGTCAAAGCCGCCGACATCCGTACCCGCGCGCTGGTGCTCGACAAGGCCGGCGGCGCGCGCGTGAAGATCGACCAGCTGCCCGTGGGCGACCGCGCGCGCGACCTAGTGGCCGAAGTGTCGTATCAGGACGCGAACGGCGAAACCCTGTCGTCGTCGACCCGGATCGCCCTGTGGCCGTCGTCGTACGTGGTCGGCATCAAGCCGGACGACTGGAACGACAGCAAGGACAGCGTCGCCTTCGAGGTGGTGGTGCTCGGCGTCGACGGCAAGCCGGCGGCCAATGCCGCGGTCGACGTCGACCTGTTCCAGCGCCTGAACTATTCGCACCGGCGGCGCCTGATCGGCGGCTTTTACGCCTATGAGAACAGCAGCGAAATCACGCGCATCGGGCCGGCCTGCCAGGGCCGTACCAACGCCAAGGGCCTGCTGCGCTGCACGGTCAAAACGTCGGCGGACGGCAACCTGGTGCTGCGCGCGCGCGTCGTCGACGGCCAGAAGCGCGCCGCCGTCAGCCAGCGCGACGTGTGGGTGGCCGGCGGCGGCGAGTGGTGGTACCGGGCCGGCGACAACGACCGCATCGATTTGCTGCCATCGGCCAAACGCTACGAACCGGGCCAGGACGCCACCTTCCAGGTGCGCAGCCCGTTCCGCGACGCCACCGTGCTGATCACGGTCGAACGCGAGGGCATCCTCGACACCTACGTGCGGCGCCTGGACGGCAAGGAGCCGGCCTTCACCATCCCCATGCTGGGCAAGTACGCGCCCAATGTGTTCGTGTCGGCGATGGTGGTGCGCGGCCGGGTGGCCGGCGTGCAGCCGACTGCCATGGTCGATCTGGGCAAACCGTCCTACAAGCTCGGAATCGCGCCGGTGAAGGTTGGCTGGAGCGCGCACGAACTGAAAGTGCAGGTGTCGACCGACAAGCAGGATTACAAGGTGCGCGAGAAGGGAACCGTGACCCTGAAAGTTACGCGCGCCGACGGCTCGCTGGCGCCTGCCGGCACCGAAGTGGCGCTGGCGGCGGTCGATACGGGCCTGCTCGAACTGATGCCCAACAATAGCTGGCGTTTGCTGAACGCGATGATGCAGGAACGCGTGCTGCAGGTGGAAACCTCGACCGCGCAGATGCAGGTGGTCGGCAAGCGCCACTTCGGGCGCAAGGCACTGCCGGCCGGCGGTGGCGGCGGCAAGGGCAGCCGCGAGCTGTTCGACACGCTGCTGTTGTGGAAGCCGCGCGTCGTCCTCGACGCCAAGGGTGAAGCGCGCGTGCCGCTTACTCTGAATGACACGCTCACGTCGTTTCGCATCGTGGCCGTGGCCAGCGGCGGCAGCGGCATGTTCGGCACCGGCTCGACGGAGATACGCAGCAGCCAGGACCTGATCGTGGTGCCGGGCTTGCCTTCGGTGGTGCGCGCGGGCGACCGCCTGCGCGCCGGCTTCACCTTGCGTAACACCACCGACGCGGCGTTGACGGTCGATTTCGGCGCCAGCGTGGCTGCCGACGGCGGCGCCGCCAAAGCGCTGGCGCGCCAGAGCGTGACCCTGGCCGCCGGCCAGGCGCAGGAAGCCGGCTGGGATTACCAGGTGCCGGCCGGCACCAGCGCGCTCGCGTGGACCATCGACGCCCGCAGCGCCGGCGGGGCCGACCAGCTGCGCTCAAGCCAGAAGGTGCTGCCGGCGGTCCCGGTGCGCACCATCCAGTCCACCCTGGTGCGCCTGGATCAGGCGCAAACGCTGAAAGTGCAATCTCCGCCGGACGCCTTGCTTGGTCAGGGCGGCGTGCGCGCAACCTTCGTGGCGCGCCTGGGCGAGAGCCTGCCCGCCGTGCGCGATTACATGAGCGCCTACCAGTACCGTGGCGTCGAACAGGATGCCTCGCGCGCCGTGGCCCTGCGCGACGCGGCCTTGTGGAACCAGCTGGCGGCGGCCTTGCCGTCGCAGCTCGATGCCGATGGCCTGGCCAAGTACTACCCAACCCAGACCCAGGGCAGCGACAGCCTGACCGCCTACCTGCTGTCGGTCGGCGCCGAAGCCGGCCTGCCGATTGCGCCGGCGCTCAGGGAACGCATGGAAGAGGGCTTGCGCCAGTTCGTCCAGGGACGCGTGGTGCGCAGCGCGCGCACGGCCCGCGTCGATACGGCGGTGCGCAAGATCGCCGCGTTGGAGGCGCTGTCGCGCACGCGCCCGGTGGCGCCCGAGCTGCTCGAATCGTTCACCATCGAACCGAACCAGTGGCCGACGTCGGCCGTCATCGACTGGTACCTGATCCTGCAGCGCAGCCCCGCGCTGGCGCAACGCGACGCCAAGCTGGCGCAGTTGCAGCAAGTGCTGCGCGCCCGCCTGAACCTGCAGGGAGCAGGCCTGTCGTTTTCGACCGAGAAGGCCGATCACTGGTGGTGGATCATGGCCTCGCCCGACATCAACGCCAACCGCCTGCTGCTGGCCGTGATCGACGATCCAGCCTGGCAGGGCGACATGGGGCGTCTTGCGCGCGGCACACTGGGACGTCAGCAGAAAGGGCGCTGGGGTTCGACCCTGGCCAACGCCTGGGGCGTGCTGGCGCTGGATAAATTCTCGCGCAAGTTCGAACCGGACACGGTCGACGGCAGCAGCAGCGCGCGCCTCGGCAACACCGTCAAGGAAGCCAACTGGAACGCGCGCGGCGTCTCCGTGGTCAGCCACCCGTGGGGCGCGGGCCAGCAGGATCTGGTCCTCACCCACAACGGCGGCGGCAAACCATGGGCCATTGTGCAAAGCCTCGCCGCGGTCGAACTCAAGGCGCCGCTGGCAAACGGCTACCGGATCGTCAAGATCATTACCCCGCTCGAACAGAAGGTCAAAGGCGCCTGGTCGCGCGGCGACAGCTATCGCGTGCGGCTCGACATCGAGGCGCAGGCCGACATGACCTGGGTCGCGCTGGACGACCCGATTCCGGCCAGCGCCACGCTGCTCGGTAACGGCCTGGGACGCGATGTCCAGACCTTGCCCGGTGCCGAACTCCCGAGCGCGTCGTTGCAGCCGGTGTTCGAGGAACGCACCTTCGACGCCTTCCGCGCGTATTACGACTTCGTCCCGAAAGGCAAATGGAGCGTCGGCTACACGGTGCGACTGAATAACCAGGGCCGCTTCAACCTGCCGCCGACCCGGGTCGAAGCGCTGTACAGCCCCGAGCTGGCGGGCGAGCTGCCCAATGCGGCGGTCGAGGTGGGGCGCTGA
- a CDS encoding histidine phosphatase family protein — MEQKWPQQIWLVRHGQSAGNVARDAAEAAAGLLIDIAERDVDVPLSPLGAEQSRALAGWFAAMPADQRPNVVLHSPYVRAAETARIIMEQLGPDSLMAVHVDERLREKEFGILDRLTTLGIKHKYPELYEQRQHVGKFYFRPPGGESWCDVILRLRNIIDTITREFCNERVLIVGHQVTVNCFRYLFERLDEASILAFDRAGDVPNCSVTSYSFDPHDGKHSKLGLQLTNFVAPLEAAGTPVTVQKDVPAAPKA, encoded by the coding sequence ATGGAACAAAAGTGGCCCCAACAGATCTGGCTGGTCAGGCACGGACAAAGCGCCGGTAACGTCGCCCGCGATGCGGCGGAAGCGGCGGCCGGCCTGCTGATCGATATCGCCGAGCGCGATGTCGACGTTCCCCTCTCCCCGCTCGGCGCCGAACAGTCGCGCGCGCTGGCAGGCTGGTTTGCCGCCATGCCCGCAGACCAGCGGCCGAACGTGGTGCTGCATTCCCCCTACGTACGCGCAGCCGAAACCGCCCGTATCATCATGGAGCAGCTCGGGCCGGACAGCCTGATGGCGGTGCACGTCGACGAGCGCCTGCGCGAAAAGGAATTCGGCATCCTCGACCGCCTGACCACGCTCGGCATCAAGCACAAGTATCCGGAACTGTACGAACAGCGCCAGCACGTGGGCAAGTTCTACTTCCGCCCGCCCGGCGGCGAAAGCTGGTGCGATGTGATCCTGCGCCTGCGCAACATCATCGACACCATCACCCGCGAGTTCTGCAACGAACGCGTGCTGATCGTCGGCCACCAGGTGACGGTCAATTGCTTCCGCTACCTGTTCGAGCGGCTCGACGAAGCGTCGATCCTCGCCTTCGACCGGGCCGGCGACGTACCGAACTGCTCGGTGACCTCGTACAGCTTCGATCCGCACGATGGCAAGCACAGCAAGCTCGGCTTGCAACTGACTAATTTTGTCGCTCCCCTGGAAGCGGCAGGCACGCCGGTCACGGTTCAAAAAGATGTGCCCGCTGCTCCGAAAGCGTAG
- a CDS encoding L-cystine transporter, giving the protein MTLNFPLILNLAVALGVCFLLYKMQEAHASFTKRVFTGLGLGVLLGAAFQLIYSVPSPIITETNAYLDIIGTGYVKLLQMIVMPLIMVSIIAAILKLRDASSLGKISALTIGILMLTTMVAAGIGILMAKLFGLSAVGLTATAAEVARGDYLKGHLNTAQAISLPSMIISFIPANPFLDMTGARKTSTIAVVLFSIFLGISATGIAAKQPDIFDAFERFIKVAHAIIMRMVTLVLRLTPFGVFALMTQVVAGSSLDSIVKLLSFVTASYSALLLMFCVHLLLISASGLNALRYVKKIFPVLAFAFTSRTSAGSIPMSMQTQTSRLGTPEGIANFAASFGSTIGQNGCAGIYPAMLAVMIAPTVGIDPMTLGFIVPLIAIITVGSVGVAGVGGGATFAALIVLSAMDLPVALAGLLISIEPLIDMGRTALNVSGSITAGTVTSRVLGQTDMNVFNSDAPLNLDADEKAA; this is encoded by the coding sequence ATGACCCTGAATTTTCCGCTGATCCTGAACCTGGCCGTCGCACTGGGCGTGTGCTTTCTCCTCTATAAGATGCAAGAGGCGCATGCCTCGTTCACCAAGCGCGTGTTCACCGGCCTGGGCCTGGGCGTGCTGCTGGGGGCGGCGTTCCAGCTCATCTACAGCGTGCCCTCCCCGATCATCACCGAAACCAACGCTTACCTCGACATCATCGGTACCGGCTACGTCAAGCTGCTGCAAATGATCGTCATGCCGCTGATTATGGTCTCGATCATCGCCGCCATCCTCAAGCTGCGCGATGCCTCGTCGTTGGGCAAGATCAGCGCGCTGACCATCGGCATCCTGATGCTCACCACCATGGTGGCGGCCGGCATCGGCATTCTGATGGCCAAGCTGTTCGGCCTGTCCGCCGTGGGCCTGACCGCCACCGCCGCCGAAGTGGCGCGCGGCGACTATCTGAAGGGCCATCTGAACACGGCCCAGGCGATCTCGCTGCCGAGCATGATCATCAGCTTCATTCCCGCCAATCCTTTCCTCGACATGACCGGCGCGCGCAAGACCTCGACCATCGCGGTGGTGCTGTTTTCGATTTTCTTGGGTATTTCGGCGACCGGCATCGCGGCCAAGCAGCCGGACATCTTCGACGCTTTTGAGCGCTTCATCAAGGTTGCGCACGCGATCATCATGCGCATGGTGACCCTGGTGCTGCGCCTGACCCCGTTCGGCGTGTTCGCGCTGATGACGCAAGTCGTGGCGGGATCGAGCCTGGACAGCATCGTCAAGCTGCTCAGTTTTGTCACGGCCTCGTACAGCGCCCTGCTGCTGATGTTCTGCGTGCACTTGCTCCTGATCAGCGCATCCGGCCTGAACGCGCTGCGCTACGTGAAAAAAATCTTTCCGGTGCTCGCCTTTGCCTTCACCTCGCGCACCAGCGCCGGCTCGATCCCGATGTCGATGCAGACCCAGACCAGCCGCCTCGGCACGCCGGAAGGCATCGCCAACTTCGCCGCCTCGTTCGGTTCGACCATCGGCCAGAACGGCTGCGCGGGCATCTATCCGGCCATGCTGGCGGTGATGATCGCGCCGACGGTCGGCATCGATCCGATGACGCTCGGCTTCATCGTGCCGCTGATCGCCATCATCACGGTCGGCTCGGTCGGCGTGGCCGGCGTGGGCGGGGGCGCCACCTTCGCGGCGCTGATCGTGCTGTCGGCGATGGACTTGCCCGTGGCGCTGGCGGGCTTGCTCATTTCCATCGAGCCATTGATCGACATGGGCCGCACCGCGCTCAACGTGAGCGGCTCGATTACGGCCGGCACGGTCACCAGCCGCGTGCTCGGCCAGACCGACATGAATGTCTTCAACAGCGACGCCCCGCTCAATCTCGATGCCGACGAGAAAGCGGCGTAA
- a CDS encoding NAD(P)H-hydrate dehydratase, whose product MDMPLASTHMITIDPAALRAWPLPMPPAEGDKERRGHVLILGGSCEMPGAVILAATAALRAGAGKLTIATGASVAQLVALAMPEARVIGLRETAEGGFERDALAMLDPLADKVDAVLIGPGMQDEAATAALVRALLPRLEGVSVVLDANAMGIVTNPDLDGGNVPFRFAQTVILTPHAGEMAHLSGNPKEEILADPDGAAREAAQAWNAVVALKGARTVISAPEGGPWQHEGGNVGLAISGSGDTLAGIIAGLAARGATLAQATCWGVALHAQAGEQLALRFGVLGYLAREIPAEIPALMEQAARS is encoded by the coding sequence ATGGACATGCCTCTGGCCAGCACCCACATGATTACCATCGACCCTGCCGCCCTGCGCGCCTGGCCGCTGCCGATGCCCCCCGCCGAGGGCGACAAGGAACGGCGCGGCCACGTGCTGATTCTGGGCGGCTCGTGCGAAATGCCGGGCGCTGTGATCCTGGCGGCCACCGCGGCCCTGCGCGCCGGTGCCGGCAAGCTGACCATTGCCACCGGCGCCAGCGTGGCGCAACTGGTGGCCCTCGCCATGCCGGAAGCGCGCGTGATCGGCCTGCGCGAGACGGCCGAAGGCGGCTTCGAGCGCGATGCGCTGGCCATGCTCGATCCGCTGGCCGACAAGGTCGACGCGGTGCTGATCGGCCCCGGCATGCAGGATGAGGCGGCCACGGCGGCACTGGTGCGCGCCTTGCTGCCGCGCCTGGAAGGCGTCAGCGTGGTGCTCGACGCCAACGCAATGGGGATCGTGACGAATCCCGACCTCGATGGCGGGAACGTGCCGTTCCGCTTTGCCCAGACCGTCATCCTCACCCCGCACGCGGGCGAGATGGCGCACCTGAGCGGCAATCCTAAAGAAGAGATCCTGGCCGACCCCGACGGCGCAGCCAGGGAGGCGGCGCAAGCCTGGAACGCGGTGGTGGCGCTGAAGGGCGCGCGCACCGTGATCAGCGCGCCGGAAGGCGGCCCCTGGCAGCATGAAGGCGGCAACGTGGGGCTGGCCATTTCCGGTTCCGGCGACACCCTGGCCGGCATCATCGCCGGACTGGCGGCGCGCGGCGCCACCCTGGCCCAGGCCACCTGCTGGGGCGTGGCACTGCATGCGCAGGCCGGCGAACAGCTGGCCTTGCGTTTTGGCGTGCTCGGCTATCTGGCACGCGAAATTCCGGCCGAAATTCCCGCTCTGATGGAGCAAGCCGCCCGTTCCTGA